The proteins below come from a single Streptomyces tubercidicus genomic window:
- a CDS encoding DUF6895 family protein yields METQAVAWLAARRTLIDPDEAATDRVLFARKALIETAFLVGLRARLDPEPLDGDYTALLDQVEGIAARPSYRELIARDEAALLLYAGTYAALRLCGREDPEFRRLITQAAAGGYAAVFERIPYRQLDLLHTLELCGVPHTLPAVDQVLPFTLLCNRPNVIKLTDRDIYAITHTIFYATDFGLRQPRWPQGFDPGAAVELLEALLELTLGQGNADLVGELLCCLLCLGVRDSEEARRAWEFLTAVQEADGRVNGPAGVVHPGLADGDDAYRHWATGYHTTIVAALAALLDRSPRVARRPRPSAPAPRLPVEQPLRQAVAWLADTSLRHAPAATLPAAAAVAHGAGALGDPGLARPLLLDFSERLADAEAEVWQRHGMEVVGEFASGLRAHGITCASLDLFLKSTAAAVELLDRVPPQAVHNVQRLVALGLLAPQRAAALTGGTEAPPPALETTLADLPGAWKNYHLGQVAGFIRDAAHAGRAQHRITRDAVSFLLAQQSSCGAFGRPACDDPPSRERALMSWTQSAITALAAVHTAHGAALTSPQPGP; encoded by the coding sequence GTGGAGACCCAGGCAGTCGCCTGGCTCGCTGCGCGCCGCACTCTGATCGACCCCGACGAGGCCGCCACGGACCGGGTGCTGTTCGCCCGCAAGGCCCTCATCGAAACGGCATTCCTGGTGGGACTGCGGGCCCGCCTCGACCCGGAACCACTGGACGGCGACTACACGGCCCTCCTCGATCAGGTCGAGGGGATCGCGGCCCGCCCCTCCTACCGGGAACTGATCGCCCGGGACGAAGCCGCCCTCCTGCTGTACGCGGGGACCTATGCGGCACTCCGGCTCTGCGGGCGCGAGGACCCGGAGTTCCGGCGGCTGATCACCCAGGCCGCGGCCGGCGGATATGCGGCGGTCTTCGAGCGGATTCCCTACCGGCAGCTCGATCTGCTGCACACCCTGGAGCTGTGCGGAGTCCCGCACACCCTGCCCGCCGTCGACCAGGTCCTGCCGTTCACCCTGCTCTGCAACCGCCCCAACGTCATCAAGCTCACCGACCGCGATATCTACGCCATCACCCACACGATCTTCTACGCCACGGATTTCGGCCTCCGCCAGCCCCGCTGGCCGCAGGGCTTCGATCCGGGCGCGGCGGTGGAGCTGCTCGAAGCGCTCCTCGAACTCACCCTCGGCCAGGGCAACGCCGACCTGGTGGGGGAACTTCTGTGCTGCCTGCTGTGCCTCGGGGTGCGGGACTCCGAAGAAGCCCGCCGGGCATGGGAGTTCCTCACGGCGGTGCAAGAGGCCGACGGGCGGGTCAACGGGCCGGCCGGTGTGGTCCATCCCGGGCTCGCCGACGGCGACGACGCGTACCGGCACTGGGCCACCGGCTACCACACCACCATCGTCGCGGCCCTGGCCGCACTCCTGGACCGCAGCCCCAGAGTGGCCCGGAGGCCCCGGCCATCCGCACCGGCGCCCCGCCTGCCCGTGGAACAGCCGCTCCGCCAGGCCGTGGCGTGGCTGGCCGACACGAGCCTGCGCCACGCCCCGGCCGCCACCCTGCCCGCCGCGGCGGCCGTCGCCCATGGGGCCGGGGCCCTGGGTGACCCCGGGCTCGCCCGCCCCCTGCTCCTCGATTTCTCCGAACGTCTCGCGGACGCGGAGGCGGAGGTGTGGCAGCGGCACGGCATGGAGGTCGTCGGCGAATTCGCGTCCGGTCTGCGGGCTCACGGGATCACCTGCGCCTCCCTCGACCTGTTCCTCAAGTCCACCGCCGCCGCCGTCGAACTCCTGGACCGGGTCCCCCCGCAGGCGGTGCACAACGTCCAACGCCTCGTCGCGCTGGGGCTGCTCGCCCCGCAGCGTGCGGCCGCACTGACCGGTGGTACCGAAGCACCGCCCCCGGCGCTGGAGACGACCCTCGCCGACTTGCCCGGCGCCTGGAAGAACTACCACCTGGGGCAGGTCGCCGGCTTCATCCGGGACGCCGCCCACGCCGGTCGGGCGCAGCACCGCATCACCCGCGATGCCGTCTCCTTCCTCCTCGCCCAGCAGAGCTCATGTGGCGCGTTCGGCCGCCCGGCCTGCGACGATCCGCCGAGCCGCGAACGGGCGCTGATGTCCTGGACCCAGAGCGCCATCACCGCCCTGGCCGCCGTACACACCGCTCACGGCGCGGCCCTCACGAGCCCGCAGCCCGGCCCCTGA
- a CDS encoding M1 family metallopeptidase, whose amino-acid sequence MRHRLLVPGAVALSLLLAIPASAADFTPGAPGVGDTYYPESGNGGYDVSHYDLRLKYQPKTDLLEGTATLLATTTQDLSRFNLDFGLKVSEIRINGKKASFATSGKHELEVTPATPLEKGKQISVVVRYTGKPSQVKIDGYSAWARTPDGGVVAQEPDAAVWWFPSNDHPTDKATYDISVAVPDGTQALSNGVLASQSSKLGWTRYNWRSDKPQATYLATLAVGKFDITTDKTANGLPVINAVSKDLGANEGSAKASIERTTEITEWLESVFGAYPFNAVGGYVPNVPAGYALETQTRPFYGKKAFDRGTNVSVVVHELAHQWYGDSVSLKDWKDIWINEGFAAYSQWLWSEKEGEGTAQELADYVYAQHPADDPFWKVKPGNPGAENQFDGAVYDRGALTLQALRNKVGDKVFFGLLKSWPTENRYGNASVADFVKFAEKKSGKQLGGFFDTWLFQPSRPTAGAAKQALGARQTPVAEPKSWKQIAATHGAHGH is encoded by the coding sequence GTGCGTCACAGACTCCTCGTCCCGGGCGCGGTCGCACTCAGCCTGCTGCTGGCGATACCGGCCTCCGCGGCCGACTTCACCCCGGGCGCTCCGGGTGTGGGCGACACCTACTACCCGGAGAGCGGAAACGGCGGCTACGACGTTTCCCACTACGATCTGCGGCTCAAGTACCAGCCGAAGACGGACCTGCTGGAGGGCACGGCCACGCTGCTGGCCACCACCACCCAGGATCTCTCCCGCTTCAACCTGGACTTCGGCCTCAAGGTCAGCGAGATCCGGATCAACGGCAAGAAGGCGTCCTTCGCCACCTCCGGCAAGCACGAGCTGGAGGTCACTCCGGCCACCCCGCTGGAGAAGGGCAAGCAGATCAGCGTCGTGGTGCGCTATACGGGCAAGCCCTCCCAGGTGAAGATCGACGGCTACAGCGCCTGGGCCCGTACGCCCGACGGCGGTGTGGTCGCCCAGGAGCCGGACGCCGCCGTGTGGTGGTTCCCGAGCAATGACCACCCCACCGACAAGGCGACGTACGACATCTCGGTGGCGGTCCCGGACGGCACCCAGGCGCTCAGCAACGGTGTGCTGGCCTCGCAGTCCTCCAAGCTGGGCTGGACGCGCTACAACTGGCGCTCGGACAAGCCGCAGGCGACGTATCTGGCGACGCTGGCCGTCGGCAAGTTCGACATCACCACCGACAAGACCGCGAACGGCCTGCCGGTGATCAACGCCGTCAGCAAGGACCTCGGCGCGAACGAGGGCTCGGCGAAGGCGAGCATCGAGCGCACCACCGAGATCACCGAGTGGCTGGAAAGCGTCTTCGGCGCCTACCCGTTCAACGCGGTGGGCGGCTATGTGCCCAACGTGCCGGCCGGGTACGCGCTGGAGACCCAGACCCGCCCGTTCTACGGGAAGAAGGCCTTCGACCGCGGCACGAACGTCTCCGTCGTGGTGCACGAGCTGGCGCACCAGTGGTACGGCGACAGCGTCTCGCTGAAGGACTGGAAGGACATCTGGATCAACGAGGGCTTCGCCGCCTACAGCCAGTGGCTGTGGTCGGAGAAGGAGGGCGAGGGCACCGCCCAGGAACTGGCCGATTACGTCTACGCCCAGCACCCGGCCGACGACCCGTTCTGGAAGGTCAAGCCGGGCAACCCGGGCGCGGAGAACCAGTTCGACGGCGCGGTCTACGACCGTGGCGCGCTGACCCTCCAGGCGCTCCGCAACAAGGTCGGTGACAAGGTCTTCTTCGGCCTCCTCAAATCCTGGCCGACGGAGAACCGGTACGGCAACGCCTCGGTCGCGGACTTCGTGAAGTTCGCCGAGAAGAAGTCCGGCAAGCAGCTGGGCGGTTTCTTCGACACCTGGCTCTTCCAGCCGTCCCGGCCCACGGCGGGCGCGGCCAAGCAGGCCCTCGGCGCCCGGCAGACCCCGGTCGCCGAACCCAAGTCGTGGAAGCAGATCGCGGCCACGCACGGGGCGCACGGTCACTGA
- a CDS encoding 3-hydroxyacyl-CoA dehydrogenase NAD-binding domain-containing protein translates to MSESPASSTIRWEQDETGIVTLVLDDPDQSANTMNNAFKASLTAVADRLEAEKDSVRGIIFTSAKKTFFAGGDLRELIAVTPDKAEQAFAAGNGIKRDLRRIETLGKPVVAAINGAALGGGYEIALACHHRIALDTPGTKIGLPEVTLGLLPAGGGVTRTVRLLGIADALLKVLLQGTQYNATRAKDAGLIHEVAATPEELLAKARAFIEEHPESQQPWDVKGYRIPGGTPAQPKFAANLPAFPANLKKQLNGAPYPAPRNILAAAVEGSQVDFETAQTIEARYFVELVSGQISKNMIQAFFFDLQAVNSGANRPKDIAPRKVEKVAVLGAGMMGAGIAYSCARAGMQVVLKDVSLAAAQKGKAYSEGLLAKALSRGRTTEEKRDELLARITPTAEPADLAGCDAVIEAVFEDVGLKHKVFKEIQHLVAPDALLCSNTSTLPITLLAEGVERDQDFIGLHFFSPVDKMPLVEIIKGERTGDEALARAFDLVRQIRKTPIVVNDSRGFFTSRVIGQFINEGVAMIGEGLDPVSVEQAAAQAGYPAKVLSLMDELTLTLPRKIREETKRAVEESGGSWQPHPADAVIDRMVDEFGRPGRSGGAGFYEYGDDGKRAALWPGLREHFTKKEATIPFLDMQERMLFSEALDTVRCFEEGVLTSVADANIGSILGIGFPGWTGGVIQYINGYQGGPGREELVGLPGFVARARELQETYGDRFAPSPLLIEKAERGEKFSD, encoded by the coding sequence GTGAGCGAGTCCCCTGCGTCGTCGACCATCCGCTGGGAACAGGACGAGACCGGCATCGTCACCCTGGTGCTGGACGACCCCGACCAGTCCGCCAACACCATGAACAACGCCTTCAAGGCCTCCCTGACCGCGGTCGCCGACCGCCTGGAGGCCGAGAAGGACAGCGTCCGCGGCATCATCTTCACCTCCGCCAAGAAGACCTTCTTCGCCGGCGGCGACCTGCGCGAGCTGATCGCCGTCACCCCCGACAAGGCCGAGCAGGCCTTCGCGGCGGGCAACGGGATCAAGCGCGACCTGCGCCGTATCGAGACCCTCGGCAAGCCCGTCGTCGCCGCGATCAACGGCGCGGCGCTGGGCGGCGGTTACGAGATCGCGCTGGCCTGCCACCACCGCATCGCCCTCGACACCCCCGGCACCAAGATCGGCCTGCCCGAGGTCACCCTCGGCCTGCTGCCGGCCGGCGGCGGGGTGACCCGTACGGTGCGGCTGCTCGGCATCGCCGACGCACTGCTGAAGGTGCTGCTCCAGGGCACCCAGTACAACGCCACCCGCGCAAAGGACGCCGGGCTGATCCACGAGGTCGCGGCCACCCCCGAGGAGCTGCTGGCCAAGGCCCGCGCCTTCATCGAGGAGCACCCCGAGTCCCAGCAGCCCTGGGACGTCAAGGGCTACCGCATCCCCGGTGGCACCCCGGCCCAGCCGAAGTTCGCGGCGAACCTCCCGGCGTTCCCCGCCAACCTCAAGAAGCAGCTCAACGGCGCGCCCTACCCTGCCCCGCGCAACATCCTCGCCGCGGCGGTGGAGGGCTCCCAGGTCGACTTCGAGACCGCGCAGACCATCGAGGCGCGCTACTTCGTCGAGCTGGTGAGCGGCCAGATCTCCAAGAACATGATCCAGGCGTTCTTCTTCGATCTGCAGGCCGTCAATTCGGGTGCCAACCGGCCCAAGGACATCGCGCCCCGCAAGGTCGAGAAGGTCGCGGTCCTCGGCGCCGGCATGATGGGCGCGGGCATCGCCTACTCCTGCGCCAGGGCCGGGATGCAGGTCGTCCTCAAGGATGTCTCCCTGGCGGCGGCGCAGAAGGGCAAGGCGTACTCGGAGGGCCTGCTCGCCAAGGCGCTCTCCCGGGGCCGTACGACCGAGGAGAAGCGCGACGAGCTGCTGGCCCGTATCACGCCGACCGCCGAACCGGCCGACCTGGCGGGCTGCGACGCCGTCATCGAGGCGGTCTTCGAGGACGTGGGCCTCAAGCACAAGGTCTTCAAGGAGATCCAGCACCTCGTCGCGCCCGACGCGCTGCTGTGCTCCAACACCTCCACGCTGCCCATCACGCTGCTGGCCGAAGGCGTCGAGCGGGACCAGGACTTCATCGGGCTGCACTTCTTCTCGCCGGTCGACAAGATGCCGCTGGTGGAGATCATCAAGGGCGAGCGGACCGGCGACGAGGCACTGGCCCGCGCCTTCGACCTGGTCCGCCAGATCAGGAAGACCCCGATCGTCGTCAATGACTCGCGCGGCTTCTTCACCTCCCGCGTCATCGGGCAATTCATCAACGAAGGCGTGGCGATGATCGGCGAGGGCCTCGACCCGGTCTCCGTCGAGCAGGCCGCCGCCCAGGCCGGCTATCCGGCCAAGGTGCTGTCCCTGATGGACGAGCTGACCCTCACCCTGCCGCGCAAGATCCGCGAGGAGACCAAGCGGGCGGTCGAGGAATCCGGCGGCAGCTGGCAGCCGCACCCGGCCGACGCGGTGATCGACCGGATGGTCGACGAATTCGGCCGCCCCGGCCGCAGCGGTGGCGCCGGCTTCTACGAGTACGGCGACGACGGCAAGCGCGCCGCCCTGTGGCCGGGCCTGCGTGAGCACTTCACCAAGAAGGAAGCCACGATTCCGTTCTTGGACATGCAGGAGCGGATGCTCTTCTCTGAGGCGCTGGACACCGTCCGCTGCTTCGAGGAGGGCGTGCTCACCTCCGTCGCGGACGCCAACATCGGCTCCATCCTCGGCATCGGCTTCCCCGGCTGGACCGGCGGCGTGATCCAGTACATCAACGGCTACCAGGGCGGCCCGGGGCGCGAGGAGCTCGTCGGCCTGCCCGGCTTCGTGGCCCGCGCCCGTGAGCTGCAGGAAACCTACGGAGACCGCTTCGCGCCGTCCCCGCTGCTGATCGAGAAGGCGGAGAGGGGCGAGAAGTTCAGCGACTGA
- a CDS encoding MerR family transcriptional regulator, with translation MMEPATDLTVDELAARAGVTVRTIRFYSTRGLLPPPEIGPRRVGRYGPDHLSRLALIEELQHQGLTLSAIERYLEQLPPDLSAQDLAIHRALVASWIPDKAEDATRDQLERRVGRALTEEDLDRLAAMSVLVRTDDPRVFRVDPGLLHLGTRLLDVPISLETILTARSVVIEHTRSAARELSRLFKDEMWEPNRGGGPDEDEMARMKSLSAHMQPMVVQALVTAFQRSMKQELRESFGMEGDRGQGGHSSEG, from the coding sequence ATGATGGAGCCCGCCACCGACCTGACGGTCGACGAACTGGCCGCCCGCGCCGGCGTCACGGTCCGCACGATCCGCTTCTACAGCACGCGCGGCCTGCTGCCTCCGCCGGAGATCGGTCCCCGCCGGGTCGGCCGCTACGGTCCGGACCACCTCTCACGGCTGGCCCTGATCGAGGAGCTCCAGCACCAGGGCCTGACGCTGTCCGCGATCGAACGCTATCTGGAACAGCTGCCGCCCGATCTGAGCGCCCAGGATCTGGCCATCCACCGGGCGCTGGTGGCGAGTTGGATTCCGGACAAGGCCGAGGACGCCACCCGGGACCAGCTGGAGCGACGGGTCGGCCGGGCGCTGACCGAGGAGGATCTGGACCGGCTGGCGGCCATGAGTGTGCTCGTACGGACCGATGATCCCCGGGTCTTCCGGGTCGACCCGGGGCTGCTGCACCTCGGCACCCGGCTGCTGGACGTCCCGATCTCCCTGGAGACCATCCTTACGGCGCGCAGTGTGGTCATCGAGCACACCCGTTCGGCGGCCAGGGAGCTCAGCCGGCTCTTCAAGGACGAGATGTGGGAGCCGAACCGGGGCGGCGGGCCGGACGAGGACGAGATGGCGCGGATGAAGTCGCTCTCGGCGCATATGCAGCCGATGGTGGTGCAGGCGCTGGTGACCGCCTTCCAGCGGTCGATGAAGCAGGAGCTGCGGGAGTCGTTCGGGATGGAGGGCGACCGGGGCCAGGGCGGCCACTCCTCCGAGGGGTGA
- a CDS encoding acyl-CoA dehydrogenase family protein → MKRQIFTEDHEAFREVVRTFLAKEVTPYYEQWEKDGIVSRDAWRAAGKKGLLGLAVPEEYGGGGQDDFRYSAVLAEEFTRAGAAGLAVGLHNDIIGPYLTTLATDEQKRRWLPGFCSGEIITAIAMTEPGAGSDLQGIRTHAEDAGDHWILNGSKTFISNGILADLVIVVAKTTPEGGAHGLSLLVVERGMAGFERGRNLDKIGQKSQDTAELFFHDVRVPKENLLGELNGAFVHLMTHLAQERMGIAVAGIAGAEHLLEITSRYVKEREAFGRPLAKLQHVRFEIAEMATECAVTRAFLDRCIADHSAGALDAVHASMAKWWATELHKRVADRCLQLHGGYGYMAEYRVARAFTDGRIQTIYGGTTEIMKEIIGRSLLD, encoded by the coding sequence ATGAAGCGCCAGATCTTCACCGAGGACCACGAGGCCTTCCGCGAGGTTGTGCGGACCTTCCTCGCCAAGGAAGTGACGCCCTATTACGAGCAGTGGGAGAAGGACGGCATCGTCAGCCGGGACGCCTGGCGGGCGGCCGGCAAGAAGGGGCTGCTGGGGCTGGCGGTGCCGGAAGAGTACGGCGGGGGAGGGCAGGACGACTTCCGCTACAGCGCGGTGCTGGCCGAGGAGTTCACCCGGGCCGGGGCCGCCGGGCTCGCCGTGGGCCTGCACAACGACATCATCGGTCCCTACCTGACCACCCTCGCCACCGATGAGCAGAAGCGCCGCTGGCTGCCCGGCTTCTGCAGCGGCGAGATCATCACCGCCATCGCCATGACCGAGCCCGGCGCCGGCTCCGATCTGCAGGGCATCCGTACCCACGCCGAGGACGCCGGTGACCACTGGATCCTCAACGGTTCCAAGACCTTCATCTCCAACGGCATCCTCGCTGACCTGGTCATCGTCGTGGCGAAGACGACCCCGGAGGGCGGGGCGCACGGTCTGAGCCTGCTGGTCGTCGAGCGCGGTATGGCGGGCTTCGAGCGCGGCCGCAACCTCGACAAGATCGGCCAGAAGTCCCAGGACACCGCCGAGCTGTTCTTCCACGACGTACGCGTCCCCAAGGAGAATCTGCTCGGCGAGCTGAACGGCGCCTTCGTCCATCTGATGACCCATCTCGCTCAGGAGCGGATGGGCATCGCGGTCGCCGGTATCGCCGGTGCGGAGCATCTGCTGGAGATCACCAGCCGGTATGTCAAGGAGCGCGAGGCGTTCGGGCGGCCGCTGGCCAAGCTCCAGCACGTCCGCTTCGAGATAGCCGAGATGGCCACCGAATGCGCCGTCACCCGCGCCTTCCTGGACCGCTGTATAGCCGACCACTCCGCCGGGGCCCTGGACGCGGTGCACGCCTCGATGGCCAAGTGGTGGGCCACCGAGCTGCACAAACGGGTCGCCGACCGCTGTCTGCAACTCCATGGTGGCTACGGCTATATGGCGGAATACCGCGTGGCCAGGGCCTTTACCGACGGCCGTATCCAGACGATCTACGGAGGGACCACCGAGATCATGAAGGAGATCATCGGACGCTCCCTGCTCGACTGA
- a CDS encoding amino acid permease produces MSTESLTETAHGSPDGGHGTQQDAGDAGYSKGLKGRHINMIAIGGAIGTGLFLGAGGRLHSAGPALALAYAVCGLFAFFVVRALGELVLHRPSSGSFVSYAREFLGEKGAYVAGWMYVVNWSTTGIADITAIALYTHYWSLFTDIPQWVMALIALAVVLTVNLISVKIFGELEFWFAIIKVAALVVFMLIGIFLLATQHPVGGHTPGLDLLTDHGGLFPTGLLPVVIVLQGVVFAYSAVELVGVTAGETGEPEKVVPKAVNSIMWRVGVFYVGSVILLAMLLPWNKYVGGESPFVTVLSNVGVPAAGDVMNLVVLTAAMSSLNSGLYSTGRILRSMSMAGSAPKFAGLMNRNQVPYGGIMLTSAVCVLGVGLNYVMPGEAFEIVLNIAALGIISTWCTIMVCHIVFVRRSKEGLVERPRFRLPGTPVTDIVTIAFLLGVIVLMWFDDGVGRQTVMLIPVLAVALVGGWFAVRGRVSRIAAERELSK; encoded by the coding sequence GTGAGCACAGAATCCCTCACCGAGACAGCCCACGGGTCACCTGACGGGGGGCACGGCACGCAACAGGACGCGGGCGACGCGGGCTACAGCAAGGGCCTCAAGGGCCGGCACATCAACATGATCGCCATTGGTGGAGCGATCGGTACCGGCCTCTTCCTGGGCGCCGGTGGCCGCCTGCACTCCGCCGGCCCCGCGCTGGCCCTCGCTTACGCGGTCTGCGGCCTCTTCGCCTTCTTCGTCGTACGGGCCCTGGGCGAGTTGGTGCTGCACCGCCCGTCGTCCGGTTCGTTCGTCTCGTACGCCCGCGAGTTCCTCGGGGAGAAGGGCGCCTACGTCGCCGGCTGGATGTACGTCGTCAACTGGTCGACGACCGGTATCGCCGACATCACCGCGATCGCGCTCTACACCCACTACTGGAGCCTGTTCACCGATATCCCGCAGTGGGTCATGGCGCTGATCGCGCTCGCGGTCGTGCTGACGGTGAACCTGATCTCGGTGAAGATCTTCGGTGAGCTGGAGTTTTGGTTCGCGATCATCAAGGTCGCGGCGCTGGTCGTCTTCATGCTCATCGGCATCTTCCTGCTGGCCACCCAGCACCCGGTCGGCGGGCACACACCAGGGCTGGATCTGCTCACCGACCACGGCGGGCTCTTCCCGACCGGTCTGCTGCCCGTGGTGATCGTGCTCCAGGGCGTCGTCTTCGCCTACTCCGCGGTGGAGCTGGTCGGTGTGACCGCCGGTGAGACCGGCGAGCCGGAGAAGGTCGTGCCGAAGGCCGTCAACTCCATCATGTGGCGGGTCGGTGTCTTCTACGTCGGCTCGGTGATCCTGCTCGCGATGCTGCTGCCGTGGAACAAGTACGTCGGCGGCGAGAGCCCCTTCGTCACGGTGCTGTCCAACGTCGGTGTGCCGGCGGCGGGCGATGTGATGAACCTCGTGGTACTGACCGCGGCGATGTCCAGCCTGAACTCCGGTCTCTACTCCACCGGCCGGATTCTGCGCTCCATGTCGATGGCGGGCTCCGCGCCCAAGTTCGCCGGCCTGATGAACCGCAACCAGGTGCCGTACGGCGGCATCATGCTCACCTCCGCCGTGTGTGTCCTGGGTGTCGGGCTCAACTACGTCATGCCGGGCGAGGCGTTCGAGATCGTGCTGAACATCGCGGCGCTGGGCATCATCAGCACCTGGTGCACGATCATGGTCTGCCACATCGTGTTCGTGCGCCGGTCGAAGGAGGGCCTGGTCGAGCGCCCGCGCTTCCGGCTCCCCGGCACGCCGGTCACCGACATCGTCACCATCGCCTTCCTGCTCGGTGTCATCGTCCTGATGTGGTTCGACGACGGCGTCGGCCGGCAGACCGTGATGCTGATCCCGGTGCTCGCCGTCGCACTGGTCGGCGGCTGGTTCGCGGTACGCGGCCGGGTCAGCCGAATCGCGGCGGAACGCGAGTTGTCGAAGTAG
- a CDS encoding acetyl-CoA C-acetyltransferase, which translates to MSTEAYVYDAIRTPRGRGKANGALHGTKPIDLVVGLIHEVRRRFPGLDPAAVDDIVLGVVGPVGDQGSDIARIAAIAAGLPDTVAGVQENRFCASGLEAVNMAAAKVRSGWEDLVLAGGVESMSRVPMASDGGAWFADPMTNFDTNFVPQGIGADLIATLEGYSRRDVDEFAALSQERAAAAWKDGRFDRSVVPVRDRNGLVVLDHDEHMRPGTTADSLGGLKPSFATIGDAGGFDAVALQKYHWVEKIDHVHHAGNSSGIVDGAALVAIGSQEVGERYGLTPRARILSAAVSGSEPTIMLTGPAPASRKALAKAGLTIDDIDLVEINEAFAAVVLRFVKDMGLSLDKVNVNGGAIAMGHPLGATGAMILGTLIDELERQDKRYGLATLCVGGGMGIATVIERL; encoded by the coding sequence TTGAGTACCGAAGCGTACGTATACGACGCGATCCGCACCCCGCGCGGCCGCGGCAAGGCCAATGGCGCACTGCACGGCACCAAGCCGATCGACCTGGTCGTCGGCCTGATCCACGAGGTGCGCCGCCGCTTCCCCGGCCTCGACCCGGCCGCCGTCGACGACATCGTGCTCGGCGTCGTCGGACCGGTCGGCGACCAGGGCTCCGACATCGCCCGGATCGCGGCGATCGCCGCCGGCCTGCCCGACACCGTCGCCGGCGTACAGGAGAACCGCTTCTGTGCCTCGGGCCTGGAGGCCGTCAACATGGCCGCCGCCAAGGTGCGTTCGGGCTGGGAGGACCTGGTCCTGGCGGGCGGCGTGGAATCCATGTCGCGGGTCCCGATGGCCTCGGACGGCGGCGCCTGGTTCGCCGACCCGATGACCAACTTCGACACCAATTTCGTCCCGCAGGGCATCGGTGCCGACCTGATCGCCACCCTTGAGGGCTACTCGCGGCGCGATGTCGACGAATTCGCCGCGCTCTCCCAGGAGCGCGCCGCCGCGGCGTGGAAGGACGGCCGCTTCGACCGCTCCGTCGTCCCGGTGCGCGACCGCAATGGCCTCGTCGTCCTCGACCACGACGAGCACATGCGCCCCGGCACCACCGCCGACTCCCTGGGCGGCCTCAAGCCGTCCTTCGCCACCATCGGCGACGCGGGCGGCTTCGACGCGGTCGCCCTGCAGAAGTACCACTGGGTCGAGAAGATCGACCACGTCCACCACGCCGGCAACTCCTCCGGCATCGTGGACGGCGCGGCGCTCGTCGCCATCGGCTCCCAGGAGGTCGGTGAGCGCTACGGTCTGACCCCGCGGGCCCGCATCCTCTCCGCCGCGGTCTCCGGCTCCGAGCCCACGATCATGCTCACCGGCCCCGCGCCCGCCAGCCGCAAGGCCCTCGCCAAGGCCGGGCTGACCATCGACGACATCGACCTCGTCGAGATCAACGAAGCCTTCGCAGCAGTCGTGCTGCGCTTCGTCAAGGACATGGGCCTGAGCCTGGACAAGGTCAATGTCAACGGCGGCGCCATCGCCATGGGACACCCCCTCGGCGCCACCGGCGCGATGATCCTCGGCACCCTGATCGACGAGCTGGAGCGGCAGGACAAGCGCTACGGCCTGGCCACCCTCTGCGTCGGCGGCGGTATGGGCATCGCCACCGTCATCGAGCGCCTCTGA
- a CDS encoding oxygenase MpaB family protein, with translation MNTVKNEPIPPPVGGVLWSLAGDIRMLLTLPAALAMQVAHPAVGAGVDDHSVFRTDPWGRGERSLASLQLWVYGGEAAAAEGRRLRALHKTIQGTDAHGRAYHALTPAYYAWVHATGYPVFRHAQHYLGRPFTEAQERALYAEWLQVGRVLGIHDRDMPQSIEEFWPYYQKVLDNELEETLVVKELLATDVPLPAPDRGPRWLRLILRLSWPWLRPRFARCRRFITIGLMPPDARQAIGLEWTDAQERKLRRLGRVVRAVVPVLPERLRFMPTARRARRAARG, from the coding sequence ATGAATACGGTAAAAAATGAGCCAATTCCCCCGCCGGTCGGAGGTGTGCTCTGGTCGCTGGCCGGGGACATCCGCATGCTGCTGACGCTGCCGGCCGCGCTGGCCATGCAGGTCGCCCACCCGGCGGTGGGCGCCGGGGTGGATGACCACTCCGTGTTCCGTACGGATCCCTGGGGACGTGGCGAGCGGTCGCTGGCCTCGCTCCAGCTGTGGGTCTACGGAGGGGAGGCCGCGGCCGCGGAGGGGCGCCGGCTGCGTGCGCTGCACAAGACCATCCAGGGGACCGACGCACACGGCCGCGCCTACCACGCGCTCACCCCCGCCTACTACGCCTGGGTGCACGCCACCGGCTACCCCGTCTTCCGGCATGCGCAGCACTATCTCGGCCGCCCCTTCACCGAGGCGCAGGAGCGGGCGCTGTATGCGGAGTGGCTCCAGGTGGGGCGGGTGCTGGGCATTCATGACCGTGATATGCCGCAGAGCATCGAGGAGTTCTGGCCGTATTACCAGAAGGTTCTCGACAATGAGCTCGAAGAGACCCTCGTGGTCAAGGAGTTGCTGGCGACCGACGTGCCGCTGCCGGCGCCCGACCGCGGCCCGCGATGGCTGCGGCTGATCCTGCGCCTGTCCTGGCCGTGGCTGCGACCGCGGTTCGCCCGCTGCCGGCGCTTCATCACGATCGGGCTGATGCCGCCGGACGCCCGGCAGGCCATCGGTCTGGAGTGGACGGACGCCCAGGAGCGCAAGCTGCGCCGTCTGGGGCGGGTCGTGCGTGCCGTGGTGCCGGTGCTTCCGGAGCGGCTGCGGTTCATGCCGACCGCGCGCCGGGCCCGGCGGGCGGCTCGCGGCTGA